CTTATTCCGTGGAGCATCGTAGCCATAGCTTAAAAGCACATTTTGCTCCATTAGCCTTTTAGCCGAAACTATACGAGAGCCAAACTTTGGTGTCTTGTTGCGCCTACGTAATTCTCTGTGGTAAAAATATTGCTTGCTGAAAAGCGGAATGATGTTGAACAACTTTTTATCCTTTGGTATCACTTGAGAGTCAACAAGAATTTGGTCAACATGTCTTTTGTACTCCTGCAATTGCTTGCGCAAAAACTTTTCCTTATCAGTGATTTTCTTGCACGTCATTTCCAACATTTTAATCTGCTCAAATCTAGTCCATCTCTCGGTAccttttttccttataTCATCGGATATTTGATTTAGCAACTCTTGGAATGAATTCTTTCTTGTCAAATGACCCATTGTCTCTAGCTTCAAAATGTCTTCCaaacattttcttttcaactcaTGATAAGTCACTACTTCGGTGTTTCCAATCACAGCTTTTGAACGATGTCCCGCTTTAACATTATTATCCTCATTCTCAGCATTCAATATCTCCTGGAACTTTTGTTCATCCGCAGGTTTGATTCCTGAGATCAATAGCTCCAACAAATCGTCTCCTTGTTCTTGCACTCTCATTATGTAGAGCAAACATCTTTTTGCTTgtgcaaacaaaaacttgGTCTTTGTATCCGTTATTGACTCATCCAAGGCAGACGAGTTCAAGGCAAATGTCAATACGTTCAAATCGTTTAAAATGACAAAGTCGTTGGAAGAGCTAACGATGCTATTGAGGTTACTCATCACTGTAACAAGCTGGTCGTTAAAATCGGGGGCCATAGTTTCAAGATTATTAGTCACGATTCTTTCGAGGAAAATCATTGAATTTGCCTTTATCTTGACATATGGTTTCGTAGTACTCATGAGGTCCTCATATTCGCCAATGTCATATGCATCGCTTTGTATGTCTATAATTTCTTGGATAAGCAATTCAGCAGGATCGCTCATCGACAATATGTAATCGTTAAGCGGCTTCAAGAAATTGTCGCTAAATGGATGCATACTGAATAGCTGTAGCAAAACTCTATACATTTGGTGAAGATTAATCTTCTCCTTGGAATCCTGTTTCAACCGAATACCGTAGTTCTCAGGTGTGTTAAATATAGATCCAATATAGTGCTTGAAAAACACAACGCCAGCAACAGCCATGTGTTGTTTACTAGATTTTTCAGGATAGCGTGATTTTGAGAGTACATATGCTTCACGGCATAGAACACGTATATGGTGTGGAATTTTGTCAACACATTTTTGCACCTTGCCAAAAAACTCATGGCAGTGTTCCCTTAAAGAAGTCAAGTTTCGAACAAATTGAGTTGAGACCTCAGGGCATCTTATGGCTTCTTGTGGATCACTAGTAGGCTTTTTCGTGCTGGTTCCGGTAACCCTGATTTCCTTGGCAATGATTGTTGAAAGAATTGAGGTAGGATCactttcaaaatcaaattcgTCATCCTCAGTCGTTTGAATAACAAACGCACCAAAAAGAGCCTTCAAATGCTGTCTTTGAGATGTACGACTATTGAAATGAGCCAAATACTCTATCCAGTATGTAAAATGGACTTTTGTAATATCACTCAAAGTCTGAGATTGAACAATGTCATTTTGCATAAGGGTGAGTATAAATTTGATAAAGTAACGCTCCTCTCTAGAATGAGTGCTTGTTGAGGTTTGTTCATATGCAAAGATTTGCAAAAGACAAGTAAACAAGTCGCGGTATTGTTGACTGTTTTTAAATTGATGATGGtcaaaagattgaaatAATCGACCCCAATACTCCGGTCTAGTCTGCAAGAGATACACTAGGCGCTGGTAACATTCTATTCTTGCCCGTATGGTCTTGCTCAAACCCTTAAGGTTCATTTCCTCTGGTAGCCTCATACTGTGCCTAAGATGATTCAGCTTGGCAAACTCATCAACGGTaatcttgttcttgtcCAATAAAGTAAGCTTAAAGTCAAAGTTTTCGATTTCTGATTCCAAGTTTTCGTTGATCTTGGACAATTCAACAACACGTTCTCTTGAACGGGATAGCTTGCgctcttcttcaatatcTGCCTCCGTTTCAATCAACAAGAATGCAAATTTACGCACCACAGGTAAAGTTGGCTGCGTATTAGAAATAAATGCACGATACGCTCTTTGTGCCAATACTTTTCTTATTATAGCTTGAGCATGCACTATTTCCGGCACACGCTGATGGTAATATTCGTTTACGGCATCAAATGTACGTCTAGTACGCAGACTTCGGACATATGATTGCAAGGTAATAATTTGATCAATGTACAGGTACACATCATCAAGAACCACTTCTTTTTGATAACGAGAAAGTATACCACGAAATAAAGTCTGCACAGGAAGCACAGATTTATGTTCAAGCATCTGTAGCTCTGCTTTAACCGCATGGAACTTAGCTCTTAGTTGTTTACCTCTTGCAATGGCAAATAACTCATTGATTGCATCATCCTCATGCATTAGTGTGATTAAAACGCCATTGCATATTCTAGTTCTCGAAATTGCACCTCTGCAAATGCTTTGAAAAtctattatttttcttttgcatgAACGGATTACACTATGCTTGTAGTTGATCTCATCAATCACCAAATTTCTTTTGGCCATTGCTTGCAATTCAACGATACCACTAATATCGTCAAATGCCACTGTTGAGTATTTTGAGTAAAGCTTGGCACGGATGATTGATTGGAAATCGATCATATTTGTATGAAAATCCTTGCTTTGTAAAAGCACGATACTGGTTAATTTCGaaacttttttcattctaaCGATCGATTGCAACTTGACAGTTTGATATAGAGAGGTTTCTAATTCCAATTTTTGCTTCGTTTCTTCCAATTTATTTCTCACCATAAATCCTCGGCATATGCTTTGCAATTGCTCGGTTTCGTCGAAAGTCTCTTTAGAAGAAACCTTTGGTTTTTTGCTCATCAATAGCTTGCGACGTATGATTGATTGTAATTGCACCAACATGTGGTTATGACCTTGCAATTTATCTCTATGTTTATGAATTGTTAATCTGCGCACTTTGGCACCTCTAAGAACAGATTGGAAAGTAGTTAACTCATCACAAAACGATTTAAGAAGAATCCTGTTGGCAAACATTGAATAACGAAAATTGGCACCACGGCAAAGTGCTTGCAATTTGACAAGGTATGGACTTACTTGTTCAAGCTCAGTTCCAGATCCGGTAAAATCACGATTCCGTTTGATACTTTCCTGCTCTTGCAGCAAAGAAGTGTTGATGCGGGTTTTTGGGGGTATGTCGACTGGTCTTGTCGTCTTTGATGGTGACTGCAATTGTTTTGATGGAGATTTTGGAGTATCAATGAATGGGCTTTGGTCAACAACACTACGTGTTCTCGCTTTTGAAGAAAGCTTTATAGGTGAACTTACTGCATCCATGAATTTGGTGTCACCGTCAATTCCAATATCGGCACCAGAAAATTTCGGCAATGGTGCACCTACCAAGGCCTTATTTGCAGCTTTAATATCATCCTGAGTGAAAGTCAATACATTGACTAAATCCTTCATTTTAGGGTACCTCGAGTCACTCCTATGTAAAATATAGCTTAGTGCATGCAAACAGAACCAAACTTTGGGAATATTCTTGGCATCATAAAGGTCGGTGAGTTCAAAGCGAAATAAATCCGGCATATTCAAAAAATCTAGCAAATGGAAAAATCTATTGATGTTCTCTGTATGCTTGAACTGCAATCTAGTATCATCTGTAAAGACTTTGCGCTGCGTCGGTAATATAGCATTGGCTAATTTAGCTAGATGGATACCGTTTCGAATGTATGGGATTAGTTCTACTGCAGTCTGTTCAATTTGGTCATCCAAGACTTCTTGTAGCCAGAGTTTTATCGCCTCTATTCGACAAAGATATTCGTACCCAGGAGAAGTGTGATCCCCTGGAACACCCGCGGAGTATTTTGTCGGCGAAGAACTTGGAGTAGTTCCCGGAGTTCTCGGAGCATGAGCTCTGGAGTTATATGAACCAACAACTTTGGATGGAGATTTGTTCAATATTTTGCGATAGTCTTGTTTAGCCCAACTTGGAGTTTCATCAGAGCTGGTGGTTGTAGCAGCAGCCGCTTGATATCTTTCACGACGAGACGCAATGCCATCAagtgttgtttttgtttttgtttttgtttttgctgctgctgttgttgtcgacgacgacgacgatgacgatgacgatgatgggGGTGATAATGAGGAGGATGCCTTAGGGGAAGCTGATATAAATGacgaaacggtagcagacgGCGTACCAAATGCAGTTGAGGTAAATACATGCCTTGTAGAAGGCCTATTTCTAGTGGGTGACACATTCAACTCTCTTGCTAACTTATCTAGGTCCAGATCAAAAGTCTCCTTCAGCTTCAAATTTGACGAATATCCATCAATATTATGGCGTCTTGTCGGCTGCAAAACCTTGTTGGGAGTTCGTTGGCTATTATAGTATGACATTATTTATGTTGAAAAGGTCCCTTTAGTACCTTAGTTTGGGAAAGGGGACGGAGAGATGGGACGGAGAAGGTAGGGTATTGGTCGAAGGGGGATGGGGGGGGGGTGAGGGAGGAATGggttgaaaagaagaaaggaacGGAAAAAGGACGCAGGGAAGAAACTGTGAAAGATTagtaataaaaacaaaattgcaaGTGAATGAAGTGTAACTGGAACTTGGCTTCAGATATTCACACTTTCCGTGAATACTAATCTTGTAGAAATTGGTATAaatatgttttgttttgtttagttttgCTTGGTTTTCCCCCattttatcctttttctttttttgagtACATCGTGTagttattcttttgttcctGGGGAATTGAGAGCGGAGGAAGAAAGCAGCGTTTCGAAGCGAAATCTCATATACCCAATTCGGAGAAtccgaaaacaaaatgtttcttttttttttttaatttttttttaattttttttttctataaaaaaaaaaacaatatagAAGCATGCACTGTTGAAGTGTGAGCAACTTACGAGACAGAACGTGTACTTAATTCAAACTGTATCAGGTCGGATAGTAGGTCATTAATTCGGTAATTCTACAAGACTATTAACTTTAGCTTCTATTTAGAATCTGGTCGACATTTATGTTCTCCCATGAGTGGTTCACATACTTGTGCTTTGCACGACTTTACTCATTCCTTCGTACGCTACCAATCGTCAACCTTCAAGTTGGTCTCACGTGTATGCTAACACGTGATACCGTCAAGTGGCTTATAATTATATCTTGATTCTCAACACCCTCTCTTAAGTGTAAGTCACTTGACATCATCATGTCATTTCCATTCATCATCTCTTAAATAAACCGATCATTCAcaatgataaaaaaaatgatttgACTTGAATTAAACGTCATTCAAtcaaacaaccaaaaaaaaatatcatTGCTAATTTCAAAACCATAATTTCAATTCTCCAATTAAGTCATTCATGTTAAGACAAATTCCTTAACATATTCACTTTAACGAGAAACAATCATATCTGCTTCTTTACATAATTACCAAGCAGATCAATTGTGTAACCAGGCTATTTTCATTAGCCTTCAAAAGTCTCCAAAAATCCCAGCCATGGGAAGAGTCATCATTGACTCACAAGGACATATGGAAGTGATGTGATATATCAATATCCGTCTCTAGTCTAACTTCACCATATGTCCCTTTAAATTCCTAATAAATCTTATGACCATTTCTTTGATCACATATTAGTGCAGCGAGTGCGTCCGCGGTACACTAATTTCTTTTAACATTAAACGCACCGTCTAGTTGTTCGTCACTAACGGGCCCTGACACTCTTGTCTATGTGTCCATGTAATTAATAAGTAATACTTCTAAACTGTATTCTTTTTACGTATCCTATTGATCGTTCATTGCCAATACGGATTCAGAGGTGCATTTCTCGTAGTCTTCTAAGTAGGCTTCCATACCTCCTAGGATGTAACTTGCCCTCAATCATAACATATACTGGTACCTCCAGTAACCTTAACATCGGATGTGTTTTCACCCGGATAACCTTAACATCGGATGTGTTTTCACCCGGATAACcttcattattttctttctctaaATGTATATTTCATACATTTCGTTGATCGACAGTATCAGATTCTAGAATCACTTATTGGGGTCAAACATATATTTCAATAGTTTCCCTCTCTGAATCTGAACTGTCTGATCAACAGGATCAGATTCTCAAATCACTTCTTGAGATCAAACATATATTTCAATAGTTTCCCTCTCTGAATCTGAACTGTCTGATCAACAGGATCAGATTCTCTTGCCAATACCTTCCTTGCTTTTAAAAGATATTAAAACTATTTTATGCAGTTCATATGCATCATCAACTCATAAAAATCCTTATGAGTAACACTATGTTTACCATGTCTCTTTTCCGTTGTGAAACTATGGAAAAACATTCACTTGATGGATCAGACATTCCATCACACATAATTCAATAAATTTAACTCCTTAGCTGGTTTCATTGATAATCACAATTCAATAAACCTCGGCTATTAGAGTTCACACtgaaattatatatataatcgtatatatatattcagtCACACATTATCCCATTCTGGATAATTCGGGATACGAGTTTGAGTATTACACAGCATTTGTAATTTACCCTTCAAGTTCCCTCACAAGCTGCTCTCAGCTTTCAACGAATGTGCATCCTTTTCTGCACCATTCGTAACAGATAAAAcatttttccctttctaTTTGACGCGAACCCATTTCAACGCCCTTTCCTGAAGAGTATATCTGCTCATATTTGACGGCCGTCCAATTCAGCActgttcaaattcaaattgcTATACTTTGACATGACTAAAAGGACACTATTTCCTAAAAGTTCAAGTCAATCTCGGGCAAACGATAGAATGACTACTCATGTCACCTATCCCAATAAGACCAGGTTTCATCCAATGAAACTTCAATCTTCCAAACAATGTTGTGCTTCACAGCACCACTGTTAACATGTAAGTTATCAAAAACCCAGAAAGCTTCCATTACTTCCAAAATGAGCATACTTCCATTCTGCTCGAACTAGTGGCCTTTCCACCTTTTAAATAGTAATCCTAGCTTAATTGCAAACAGTGACCGAACCAACAATCCTACTTATCACGACAAAGGATACTTCCCTTGAGACAATTCATCACTCTATTCATGCAGCTAATAATCTAACGTTAGCTCAATCACTTGACCAACATAATATAGACATCTCGAGctgaaaacaaatatatcaCTCAACCATTTACAATCGTCCTATCATCCTTTCATGCTTCACACCATCGTCGTTCATACGCCAACGTTGTCAGGGCTCATAACCTGTTGAAGTGTGAGCAACTTACGAGACAGAACGTGTACTTAATTCAAACTGTATCAGGTCGGATAGTAGGTCATTAATTCGGTAATTCTACAAGACTATTAACTTTAGCTTCTATTTAGAATCTGGTCGACATTTATGTTCTCCCATGAGTGGTTCACATACTTGTGCTTTGCACGACTTTACTCATTCCTTCGTACGCTACCAATCGTCAACCTTCAAGTTGGTCTCACGTGTATGCTAACACGTGATACCGTCAAGTGGCTTATAATTATATCTTGATTCTCAACATGCACGATTTTGCTactatttttattactaTCGCTAACACTAGTTATTTACGATTACAGAAGATATTAATTTTGAATTTCATGATGGAAATGTATACATATTAACATTAAAATCATAATCAACATTAAATACTAGATACCTCGACAAAGCTTCGCGTCAACAATTACTTTCTACGATGAACCATGAATTAAGTTGTTATAATGAGAACAATTTACtatttcctttgtttttccttcttgtttttttttgatttttaatCAATAGAGATCAATCAAGTCCATAATCCCATCTGAaacccattttttttctttgttttgttttgttttgttttaccCATCACAATAAACTTAATTGAGAGTCGAATTCGAGGTTAGATGCAGAAAAATTTGAGAAAACGTGCTCCATCTTACTtaacttcttttcttcttggaTCAAATGGGAACTGATTGTGGTGGATCCTGATTGAGTACAAAATTCAAGAAATGAagtttcaatttctctctctctcttgtagtagtagtagaaacagtaacagtaattgcagcagcagtactAATCGCAGCATCACTGACTACTGTTGGTTCTGCTGTTCGTGCattgtttttaaaaagtTGACAGTCTTTGAATATCGTTGAAGTTCCAGCTTCAAACTAGGTAATTTCTTATTCAACGAGTCGGCAAACTCTAGATAGTTCCTATAAGTGTCGTTGAGGTCATCGAAGTTGAATTGTACAAGTTCGTCGTCAACAAGAGTTTGACGAGCATTGCTGATCCCATTAGTACCACTAATACCTTCTCCAAGAGTATTAACTCTGTACTCCTCCGTTTCCTCATCGataattttcaaaacatcTGAGACCTCCTCCTCAATCGAGCTCGTGAGATCCTGATACAAGTCCTGCACTTTCATTGGTAATGTTCTTTTCATTCTAGTCACTTCTACTACTAGTTCATCATTCTTGATAAGGATTTGTTTAAGCTTGTTATCTATCGAAGAGTCGAATGTTTCAACATTATCATCTTGTCCATCAACTTTCAACACCTCGTTAATTGACATCGAACTAACATCCTGACCGTCAACTAGTAGTCCTTTAACTAGCTGCTGAAACGTGTCTGCTAAATATGTCTCTGCTTCGTTTGTGACAGCTTCTAATCTTGGATCCGTGGGTGGAAATCGTAGGCTAAGCTTATGTACTATGCTCTGAAACAAATTGTTATAAATGATTTTCAACTCCTTTTTCGTAAGAGACAATTTCCCAAAGTCATATTGAGACTCAGATAAAGATGACTGACTCATTTTGTAGGTCTATGTGTGGTAAGTAGAGCACTAATGTTTTGTAATTTGTTCtgatttggtttgtttACATTTCGGTTCGTAATAGGAGGGATCGGGGGGGAAAGATATTGGGTCCAAAGCGCGccagaaaaaagaaaagctgTTATAAAGATATAAGCAGCCAGATATAACTAGCCACTAGCTTCGATGTAGAGAATGCTACAAGTACATGGAAAATGGGTTTAACAATAGtgacaagaacaacaacaacaacaataaggAATAAGGCTTGATCAactttctctatttttttttttagttctTAATGGAATGTGTTTACGTCTCCTACAGAATATATAGAACATTGTCGCTCACAAATGTTTGATAGCTCTctgattgatttttttagtttagcatacttcttttttttttttgtttttttgttttttagcTACTACAGATGTTACTACTGGTACTAAGCACTCTCTTTCTCGCCCTTTTGCTCACTCTATtcttcatttccatttAAGGTAGTGCACA
This DNA window, taken from Lodderomyces elongisporus chromosome 7, complete sequence, encodes the following:
- the IQG1 gene encoding iqgap- protein (BUSCO:EOG09260GF5) — translated: MSYYNSQRTPNKVLQPTRRHNIDGYSSNLKSKETFDSDLDKLARELNVSPTRNRPSTRHVFTSTAFGTPSATVSSFISASPKASSSLSPPSSSSSSSSSSTTTAAAKTKTKTKTTLDGIASRRERYQAAAATTTSSDETPSWAKQDYRKILNKSPSKVVGSYNSRAHAPRTPGTTPSSSPTKYSAGVPGDHTSPGYEYLCRIEAIKLWLQEVLDDQIEQTAVELIPYIRNGIHLAKLANAILPTQRKVFTDDTRLQFKHTENINRFFHLLDFLNMPDLFRFELTDLYDAKNIPKVWFCLHALSYILHRSDSRYPKMKDLVNVLTFTQDDIKAANKALVGAPLPKFSGADIGIDGDTKFMDAVSSPIKLSSKARTRSVVDQSPFIDTPKSPSKQLQSPSKTTRPVDIPPKTRINTSLSQEQESIKRNRDFTGSGTELEQVSPYLVKLQALCRGANFRYSMFANRILLKSFCDELTTFQSVLRGAKVRRLTIHKHRDKLQGHNHMLVQLQSIIRRKLLMSKKPKVSSKETFDETEQLQSICRGFMVRNKLEETKQKLELETSLYQTVKLQSIVRMKKVSKLTSIVLLQSKDFHTNMIDFQSIIRAKLYSKYSTVAFDDISGIVELQAMAKRNLVIDEINYKHSVIRSCKRKIIDFQSICRGAISRTRICNGVLITLMHEDDAINELFAIARGKQLRAKFHAVKAELQMLEHKSVLPVQTLFRGILSRYQKEVVLDDVYSYIDQIITLQSYVRSSRTRRTFDAVNEYYHQRVPEIVHAQAIIRKVLAQRAYRAFISNTQPTLPVVRKFAFLLIETEADIEEERKLSRSRERVVELSKINENLESEIENFDFKLTLLDKNKITVDEFAKSNHLRHSMRLPEEMNLKGLSKTIRARIECYQRLVYLLQTRPEYWGRLFQSFDHHQFKNSQQYRDLFTCLLQIFAYEQTSTSTHSREERYFIKFILTLMQNDIVQSQTLSDITKVHFTYWIEYLAHFNSRTSQRQHLKALFGAFVIQTTEDDEFDFESDPTSILSTIIAKEIRVTGTSTKKPTSDPQEAIRCPEVSTQFVRNLTSLREHCHEFFGKVQKCVDKIPHHIRVLCREAYVLSKSRYPEKSSKQHMAVAGVVFFKHYIGSIFNTPENYGIRLKQDSKEKINLHQMYRVLLQLFSMHPFSDNFLKPLNDYILSMSDPAELLIQEIIDIQSDAYDIGEYEDLMSTTKPYVKIKANSMIFLERIVTNNLETMAPDFNDQLVTVMSNLNSIVSSSNDFVILNDLNVLTFALNSSALDESITDTKTKFLFAQAKRCLLYIMRVQEQGDDLLELLISGIKPADEQKFQEILNAENEDNNVKAGHRSKAVIGNTEVVTYHELKRKCLEDILKLETMGHLTRKNSFQELLNQISDDIRKKGTERWTRFEQIKMLEMTCKKITDKEKFLRKQLQEYKRHVDQILVDSQVIPKDKKLFNIIPLFSKQYFYHRELRRRNKTPKFGSRIVSAKRLMEQNVLLSYGYDAPRNKLELIFSCHEVGKFTIEVAKGSVVVTGASAIVTLDELLALQYENKPKLSLCSNNIVFDSGNITAFIFKTFYDVQGQN